In the genome of Verrucomicrobium sp., one region contains:
- a CDS encoding DCC1-like thiol-disulfide oxidoreductase family protein produces MAAPSDRSVVVYFDGVCNLCNGFVDFLVRRDRARRLRYAPQQGPTYAALRVRHPELPLPESGGRSTENVVTVVTENGGERIYHASDAVRAALAELPGGWGLLRLFGIVPRFLRDGVYKVIARNRYKLFGKRETCRLPSPEEKALFWD; encoded by the coding sequence ATGGCCGCGCCTTCCGACCGTTCCGTCGTCGTCTATTTCGACGGGGTCTGCAACCTCTGCAACGGTTTCGTCGATTTCCTTGTCCGGCGGGACCGCGCCCGCCGCCTCCGCTACGCGCCGCAGCAAGGGCCGACCTACGCCGCCCTCCGCGTCCGCCACCCGGAGCTGCCCCTGCCGGAGAGCGGAGGCCGCTCTACGGAAAACGTGGTCACCGTCGTTACTGAAAATGGGGGGGAGCGGATCTACCACGCCTCCGACGCCGTCCGCGCCGCCCTGGCGGAGCTGCCTGGCGGATGGGGCCTGCTGCGGCTCTTCGGCATCGTCCCGCGCTTTCTCCGGGACGGAGTTTACAAGGTAATCGCGCGGAACCGCTACAAGCTCTTCGGCAAGCGGGAGACCTGCCGCCTTCCGTCGCCGGAGGAAAAGGCGCTTTTCTGGGACTAA
- the lexA gene encoding transcriptional repressor LexA translates to MADRPLTASQQMVLDFIENYSERHARPPTIREIQTHCGFASPRAVSYILEKLEAAKMILREARSRGLFSLRQKPQPAPLSGFQLPLFESIPAGIPDRFDGGAARETLSFVPSTVGISHPDRAFAVRVKGESMVGAGIEDGDLVILEKKQATPGDIVAALIDGECTLKRLLQRRGAYFLKAENPAYPDLLPCEELSVQGVVVGVVRSYV, encoded by the coding sequence ATGGCCGACCGCCCCCTGACCGCCTCCCAGCAGATGGTGCTCGATTTCATCGAGAATTACAGCGAGCGCCACGCCCGCCCGCCGACCATCCGGGAGATCCAGACCCACTGCGGCTTCGCCAGCCCGCGCGCCGTCTCCTACATCCTGGAAAAGCTGGAGGCGGCCAAGATGATCCTGCGGGAAGCCCGCTCCCGGGGGCTCTTTTCCCTGCGGCAAAAGCCCCAGCCCGCCCCCCTTTCCGGCTTCCAACTCCCCCTCTTCGAGTCGATCCCGGCGGGCATCCCGGACCGCTTCGACGGGGGCGCCGCGCGCGAGACCCTCTCCTTCGTCCCCAGCACCGTCGGCATCTCCCACCCGGACCGGGCCTTCGCCGTCCGCGTGAAGGGGGAAAGCATGGTCGGCGCGGGAATCGAGGACGGCGACCTGGTCATCCTCGAAAAAAAGCAGGCCACCCCGGGCGACATCGTCGCCGCGCTGATCGACGGGGAATGCACCCTCAAGCGGCTCCTCCAGCGCCGCGGCGCCTATTTCCTGAAGGCGGAAAACCCCGCCTACCCCGACCTCCTGCCTTGCGAGGAACTGAGCGTGCAGGGAGTCGTCGTCGGCGTCGTCCGCAGCTATGTGTGA
- a CDS encoding MlaD family protein, which yields MQHDKGLEFKVGVFVLLALAVIAVLVIVFGRFGQGISKTYTIHVHFPNADGLLKGSDVQLAGAPIGIVNSAPSPAQDGQGVSVDLKIFKNLHIRSDARISIAEVGILGDRNVQIDPIPDSDAPYLKNGDRVEGQRAPGLSSLTDAAQPVLNELRSISAKLNNEVLTPETTTDLREAIKSMRSAMGRIDSLLAEAQSGKGTVGRLLRDPKTANDLSAFISNLRERGILFYSDVASERAKERR from the coding sequence ATGCAACACGACAAAGGCCTTGAATTCAAAGTGGGCGTCTTCGTCCTCCTCGCCCTGGCGGTCATCGCCGTCCTGGTGATCGTCTTCGGCCGCTTCGGCCAGGGGATCTCGAAGACCTACACCATCCACGTCCACTTCCCCAACGCCGACGGCCTGCTCAAGGGGTCCGACGTCCAGTTGGCGGGCGCGCCCATCGGCATCGTCAACAGCGCCCCCTCCCCGGCGCAGGACGGCCAGGGCGTTTCCGTGGACTTGAAAATCTTCAAAAACCTTCATATCCGCAGCGACGCGCGCATCAGCATCGCGGAAGTCGGCATCCTGGGGGACCGCAACGTGCAGATCGACCCCATCCCCGATTCCGACGCGCCCTACCTGAAAAACGGGGACCGCGTGGAAGGCCAGCGCGCGCCGGGCCTTTCCTCCCTGACGGACGCGGCCCAGCCCGTCCTCAACGAGCTGCGCTCCATCTCCGCCAAGCTCAACAACGAGGTGCTGACTCCGGAGACGACGACCGACCTGCGGGAGGCCATCAAGAGCATGCGCTCCGCCATGGGCCGCATCGACTCCCTCCTGGCGGAAGCCCAAAGCGGCAAGGGCACCGTGGGCCGCCTCCTGCGCGATCCCAAGACGGCCAACGACCTCTCCGCCTTCATCTCCAACCTGCGGGAACGGGGCATCCTCTTCTACTCGGACGTCGCCTCGGAGCGCGCCAAGGAGCGCCGCTAG
- a CDS encoding ATP-dependent Clp protease ATP-binding subunit — MNNFTPRAQQVLSLARKEADRFNHNYVGTEHLLLGLIKLGQGVAVNVLQKMGVDLETVRSEVEKQVGTGPESKVSGNIPYTPRVKKVLALAGKEAKALNHSYVGTEHVLLGLLREGEGVAARVLKSLEIDLERARNEILKELDPNFSAGESGGEEESGETAGGGEPTGPSSRKEVKTPALKSFGRDLTEVARKGELDPVIGRSNEIERVIQVLCRRTKNNPVLIGEAGVGKTAIVEGLAQEIAAGNVPELLRDKKVITLDLALMVAGTKYRGQFEERIKAVMEEIRKAKNIILFIDELHTIVGAGSAEGAMDASNIIKPALSRGELQCIGATTLAEYRKYIEKDSALERRFQTVTVEAPSVEDTIQILQGLKVKYEAHHKAKFTDEAIVAAAKLSDRYLTGRFLPDKAIDIMDEAGARARIAATMRPPDVKDIEGELAEIKNRKDACIKAQDFEKAASLRDEEKNAKDKLEAILHNWRTKRDEAEVSVTEDDIMHIVSKWTGVPISRVTAKDREKLLQVADVLKGKVIGQDEAIVALGRALQRSRADLKDPKRPIGSFIFLGPTGVGKTMLAKTLAEHVFGSSESLIQIDMSEYMEKFNVSRLIGSPPGYVGYEEGGQLTEKVRRRPYSVVLFDEIEKGHPDVWNVLLQILEDGIVTDSLGRKIDFRNTIILMTSNVGADTGFNKGSLGFTSNKDEATYEQMKERMLEQVKKTFKPEFLNRLDDIIVFRSLNKSDMTQIVDLEVAKVGRRLESRQLTLKLSQAATDFLIEKGYDPQYGARPLRRAVERYLENPLAEELLKGTLKESQTIEVDVTDDALTFTPTGGAPDAPAATAAENPS; from the coding sequence ATGAACAACTTCACCCCCCGCGCCCAGCAGGTCCTCTCCTTGGCCCGCAAGGAGGCTGACCGCTTCAACCACAACTACGTCGGCACGGAGCACCTGCTCCTGGGCCTCATCAAGCTGGGCCAGGGCGTCGCCGTCAACGTCCTGCAGAAGATGGGCGTCGACCTGGAGACCGTCCGCTCGGAAGTCGAAAAGCAGGTCGGCACCGGCCCGGAATCCAAAGTCTCCGGCAACATCCCCTACACGCCCCGCGTGAAGAAGGTGCTGGCCCTGGCCGGTAAGGAAGCCAAGGCGCTCAACCACAGCTACGTCGGCACGGAGCACGTCCTCCTGGGCCTCCTGCGCGAGGGCGAGGGCGTCGCCGCCCGCGTGCTCAAGAGCCTGGAGATCGACCTCGAGCGCGCCCGCAACGAAATCTTAAAGGAACTCGACCCCAACTTCTCCGCCGGGGAATCGGGCGGGGAGGAAGAGTCGGGCGAGACCGCCGGCGGCGGCGAGCCCACCGGCCCCAGCTCCCGCAAGGAGGTCAAGACCCCCGCGCTCAAGTCCTTCGGCCGCGACCTGACCGAAGTCGCCCGCAAGGGCGAGCTCGACCCCGTCATCGGCCGCTCCAACGAGATCGAGCGCGTCATCCAGGTCCTGTGCCGCCGCACGAAGAACAACCCCGTCCTCATCGGCGAGGCCGGCGTCGGCAAGACCGCCATCGTCGAAGGCCTGGCCCAGGAAATCGCCGCCGGCAACGTGCCGGAACTCCTGCGGGACAAGAAAGTCATCACCCTCGACCTCGCCCTCATGGTCGCCGGCACCAAGTATCGCGGCCAGTTCGAGGAGCGCATCAAGGCCGTGATGGAAGAGATCCGCAAGGCCAAGAACATCATCCTCTTCATCGACGAGCTGCACACCATCGTGGGCGCGGGCTCGGCGGAAGGGGCGATGGACGCCTCCAACATCATCAAGCCCGCCCTCTCCCGCGGCGAGCTGCAGTGCATCGGCGCCACCACCCTGGCCGAGTACCGCAAATACATCGAAAAGGACTCCGCCCTGGAGCGCCGCTTCCAGACCGTCACCGTGGAGGCCCCCAGCGTGGAGGACACCATCCAGATCCTCCAGGGCCTGAAGGTGAAGTACGAGGCGCACCACAAGGCCAAGTTCACCGACGAGGCCATCGTCGCCGCGGCCAAGCTCTCCGACCGCTACCTGACCGGCCGCTTCCTGCCGGACAAGGCGATCGACATCATGGACGAGGCGGGCGCCCGCGCGCGCATCGCCGCCACCATGCGCCCGCCCGACGTGAAGGACATCGAGGGCGAGCTGGCGGAGATCAAGAACCGCAAGGACGCCTGCATCAAGGCCCAGGACTTCGAGAAAGCCGCCTCCCTCCGCGACGAGGAGAAGAACGCCAAGGACAAGCTGGAGGCCATCCTCCACAACTGGCGCACGAAGCGTGACGAGGCCGAGGTCAGCGTGACCGAGGACGACATCATGCACATCGTCTCCAAGTGGACCGGCGTGCCCATCTCCCGCGTCACCGCCAAGGACCGCGAGAAGCTCCTCCAGGTCGCCGACGTGCTCAAGGGCAAGGTCATCGGCCAGGACGAGGCGATCGTGGCCCTGGGCCGCGCCCTGCAGCGCTCCCGCGCCGACCTCAAGGACCCGAAGCGGCCGATCGGCTCCTTCATCTTCCTGGGCCCCACCGGCGTCGGCAAGACGATGCTGGCCAAGACCCTGGCGGAGCACGTCTTCGGCAGCTCCGAATCGCTCATCCAGATCGACATGTCCGAGTACATGGAGAAGTTCAACGTCTCCCGCCTCATCGGCTCGCCTCCGGGCTACGTCGGCTACGAGGAGGGCGGCCAGCTCACGGAGAAAGTCCGCCGCCGCCCCTACAGCGTCGTCCTCTTCGACGAGATCGAGAAGGGCCACCCGGACGTCTGGAACGTGCTCCTGCAGATCCTGGAAGACGGCATCGTCACCGACAGCCTGGGCCGCAAGATCGACTTCCGGAACACCATCATCCTCATGACCTCCAACGTCGGGGCCGACACCGGCTTCAACAAGGGGTCGCTCGGCTTCACCTCCAACAAGGACGAGGCCACCTACGAGCAGATGAAGGAGCGGATGCTCGAGCAGGTGAAGAAGACCTTCAAGCCGGAGTTCCTCAACCGCCTGGACGACATCATCGTCTTCCGCTCGCTCAACAAGTCGGACATGACGCAGATCGTCGACCTGGAGGTGGCCAAGGTGGGCCGCCGCCTGGAAAGCCGCCAGCTCACGCTCAAGCTCAGCCAGGCCGCCACCGACTTCCTCATCGAGAAGGGCTACGACCCGCAATACGGCGCCCGGCCGCTGCGCCGCGCCGTGGAGCGCTACCTGGAAAACCCCCTGGCGGAAGAACTCCTCAAGGGGACCCTCAAGGAGTCCCAGACCATCGAGGTCGACGTCACCGACGACGCCCTCACCTTCACGCCCACCGGCGGCGCCCCCGACGCGCCCGCCGCCACGGCGGCGGAGAATCCTTCCTAA
- a CDS encoding ABC transporter permease, whose translation MTHLISKFGAATIAFIEATGHACFLLQEIVQTLFTYPLRCRQLLRQVLFCGIRSQGVVLITGGFTGAVFTAQTLFQFRELGMASATGPVVAVAMCRELGPVLCALMVAGRVGSAIAAELSTMKLTEQLDALRALAVYPTQYLIVPRFLALVLSMPLLVGLAMAIGILASWIVAVPVMEVDPTYYMHNMIKFTLVKNIWIGLTKALFFGMIIALVSIHKGLTAGHGAEGVGQATTQAAVHSSILVLVSNFFFSFLLNALFHSKT comes from the coding sequence GTGACGCACCTGATCTCCAAATTCGGCGCGGCAACCATCGCCTTCATCGAGGCGACGGGCCACGCTTGCTTTCTCCTCCAGGAAATCGTCCAGACCCTCTTCACCTACCCCCTGCGCTGCAGGCAGCTGCTGCGGCAGGTCCTCTTCTGCGGCATTCGCTCCCAGGGCGTCGTCCTCATCACCGGCGGATTCACCGGGGCGGTCTTCACCGCGCAGACTCTCTTCCAGTTCCGGGAACTGGGGATGGCTTCCGCCACCGGCCCCGTCGTGGCGGTGGCGATGTGCCGGGAACTGGGTCCCGTCCTCTGCGCGCTGATGGTGGCCGGGCGCGTCGGCTCGGCCATCGCGGCGGAACTCTCCACCATGAAGCTGACGGAGCAGCTCGACGCCCTGCGGGCCCTGGCCGTCTATCCCACCCAATACCTCATCGTCCCCCGCTTTCTGGCTCTGGTCCTCTCCATGCCGCTCCTGGTGGGCCTGGCCATGGCCATCGGCATCCTGGCCAGCTGGATCGTGGCCGTGCCGGTCATGGAGGTCGACCCGACCTACTACATGCACAACATGATCAAGTTCACCCTGGTAAAGAACATCTGGATCGGCCTGACGAAGGCGCTCTTCTTCGGCATGATCATCGCCCTGGTGAGCATCCACAAGGGGCTGACCGCCGGGCACGGCGCGGAGGGCGTCGGCCAAGCCACCACGCAGGCGGCGGTCCACTCCTCCATCCTGGTGCTCGTCTCCAACTTCTTCTTCAGCTTCCTTCTCAACGCCCTGTTCCATTCCAAGACATGA
- a CDS encoding TlyA family RNA methyltransferase translates to MKKIRLDQALVERGLCESREKAQRAILAGQVWIGGHRAAKASQPVLPETPVELRAGERYVSRGGEKLAGALAHFAIAPTGWRCLDVGASTGGFTDCLLQHGAAAVTALDVGRGQLHWKLRQDPRVDAREGVNARVLDPAVFGSGYDLAVLDLSFISLRLVLPAAFALLREGGLACALIKPQFEAGRKQVGKGGIVRDEAVRQQVIDGLRRWREEILPRAEDLGVAPSVLKGTDGNQEYLWVLRQSGVSSPPSA, encoded by the coding sequence GTGAAGAAGATCCGCCTGGACCAGGCCCTGGTGGAGCGCGGCCTCTGCGAATCCCGCGAGAAGGCCCAGCGCGCCATCCTGGCCGGGCAGGTCTGGATCGGCGGCCACCGCGCGGCGAAGGCCTCCCAGCCGGTCCTGCCGGAAACCCCCGTGGAGCTGCGCGCCGGGGAGCGCTACGTCAGCCGCGGCGGGGAAAAGCTGGCCGGGGCGCTGGCCCACTTCGCCATCGCCCCCACAGGCTGGCGCTGCCTGGACGTCGGCGCGTCGACCGGCGGCTTCACCGACTGCCTCCTACAGCACGGCGCGGCGGCCGTCACCGCGCTGGACGTCGGGCGCGGCCAGCTCCACTGGAAACTGCGGCAGGACCCGCGCGTCGACGCGCGGGAGGGGGTCAACGCCCGCGTGCTGGACCCCGCCGTCTTCGGCTCCGGCTACGACCTGGCCGTCCTCGACCTCTCCTTCATCTCCCTGCGGCTGGTCCTGCCCGCCGCCTTCGCCCTCCTGCGGGAGGGGGGCCTTGCCTGCGCCCTCATCAAGCCCCAGTTCGAGGCCGGGCGGAAGCAGGTGGGCAAGGGCGGCATCGTCCGGGACGAGGCCGTGCGGCAGCAGGTCATCGACGGCCTGCGCCGCTGGCGGGAGGAAATCCTGCCCCGCGCGGAGGACCTGGGCGTCGCCCCCTCCGTCCTCAAGGGGACCGACGGGAACCAAGAATATCTTTGGGTCCTGCGGCAATCCGGGGTAAGCTCCCCGCCGTCCGCATGA
- a CDS encoding NAD(+)/NADH kinase, translating into MKIGVVANRSKPQVSAVLRQLAAMAADYGATLHFEAATARLAGQKKGLALPALCRKIDLLVVVGGDGSLLRVVHDIYPSPVPILGVNVGHLGFLTAIKKEEVAAVFGEVFAGHLRYSPRRPFRLKVHSRGRAPRVIPCALNDIVANRSSSSMAVIRVEVDGTFVNEYVADGLVVSTSTGSTAYSLAAGGPILSPESCGILVTPICPHSLSNRSLLLPAGARLRVEAPPQPRRIDLQYDGVDGGSLRAGDWAEIDVAEKPVTLAFLKHRDFFQILREKLKWRGAVRDEIPQESAA; encoded by the coding sequence ATGAAGATCGGGGTCGTCGCCAACCGCAGCAAGCCGCAGGTTTCCGCCGTACTGCGGCAGCTCGCCGCCATGGCGGCCGACTACGGCGCCACGCTCCATTTCGAGGCCGCCACCGCCCGCCTGGCCGGGCAGAAGAAGGGCCTGGCCCTTCCGGCCCTCTGCCGGAAGATCGACCTCCTGGTCGTCGTCGGCGGGGACGGCTCCCTCCTGCGCGTCGTCCATGACATCTACCCCAGCCCCGTCCCCATCCTGGGCGTCAACGTGGGCCACCTCGGCTTCCTCACCGCCATCAAGAAGGAGGAAGTCGCCGCCGTCTTCGGCGAGGTCTTCGCCGGGCACCTCCGCTACAGCCCGCGCCGCCCCTTCCGGCTGAAGGTCCATTCCCGCGGCCGCGCCCCCCGCGTCATCCCCTGCGCGCTCAACGACATCGTCGCCAACCGCAGCTCGTCGAGCATGGCCGTCATCCGCGTGGAGGTGGACGGCACCTTCGTCAACGAATACGTGGCCGACGGCCTCGTCGTCTCCACCTCCACCGGCTCCACCGCCTACTCCCTGGCGGCGGGCGGCCCCATCCTTTCCCCGGAATCGTGCGGCATCCTGGTCACCCCCATCTGCCCGCATTCCCTGAGCAACCGCAGCCTCCTCCTGCCCGCGGGCGCGCGGCTGCGCGTCGAGGCCCCGCCCCAGCCCCGGCGGATCGACCTGCAGTATGACGGCGTCGACGGCGGCTCCCTGCGCGCCGGGGATTGGGCGGAGATCGACGTTGCCGAAAAACCTGTCACACTGGCCTTCCTCAAGCACCGGGACTTCTTCCAAATCCTGCGGGAGAAGCTCAAATGGCGCGGCGCCGTCCGGGACGAAATCCCCCAGGAGTCCGCCGCGTAG
- a CDS encoding protein arginine kinase produces MKIANLLKSSSEWLRGDNGSNRVVICTRVRLARNLNSHPFPGWAKKAEREKILGSILPAVLSLPEMGHAVLSDSMDHFTPLEKQVLVEQHLISREHAAKNAGSGLAVNKPRTLSVMINEEDHLRIQTFRAGLQLKNLWKAADKIDSELDAKLDFAFSPQIGYLTACPTNVGTGMRASVMLHLPALVLSEQIGQIIKAVNRIGLAVRGLYGEGTEALGNLFQVSNQMTLGEGESAIIERLQKVIHQIIEHEDNARTKLVQEKGRAVADQVGRAYGVLRYGYAISSKEALNLLSLMRLGVDLGIFPDSCRFEIDECLIRTQPAHLQMDYDRKLTTEERDGLRADFIREHLRDFPSPDTHTLNGAGGITPPESTS; encoded by the coding sequence GTGAAGATCGCCAATTTGCTCAAGTCGAGCAGCGAGTGGCTCCGCGGTGATAACGGGAGCAACCGCGTGGTCATCTGCACCCGCGTCCGGCTGGCCCGGAATCTCAACAGCCACCCCTTCCCCGGCTGGGCCAAAAAGGCCGAGCGGGAAAAAATCCTCGGCTCCATCCTGCCCGCCGTCCTCTCCCTGCCGGAGATGGGCCACGCCGTCCTGAGCGACTCGATGGACCACTTCACCCCGCTGGAAAAGCAGGTCCTCGTCGAACAGCACCTCATCAGCCGGGAGCACGCCGCGAAGAACGCCGGCAGCGGCCTGGCCGTGAACAAGCCCCGCACCCTCTCCGTCATGATCAACGAGGAGGACCACCTCCGCATCCAGACCTTCCGCGCCGGCCTCCAGCTCAAGAACCTCTGGAAGGCCGCCGACAAGATCGACAGCGAGCTGGACGCCAAGCTCGACTTCGCCTTCTCCCCGCAGATCGGCTACCTGACGGCCTGCCCGACCAACGTCGGCACCGGCATGCGCGCCTCCGTCATGCTCCACCTGCCCGCCCTGGTCCTTTCCGAGCAGATCGGCCAGATCATCAAGGCGGTCAACCGCATCGGCCTGGCCGTGCGCGGCCTCTACGGCGAGGGCACCGAGGCCCTGGGCAACCTCTTCCAGGTCTCCAACCAGATGACCCTGGGCGAGGGCGAGTCCGCCATCATCGAGCGCCTGCAAAAGGTGATCCACCAGATCATCGAGCACGAGGACAACGCCCGCACCAAGCTGGTGCAGGAAAAGGGCCGCGCCGTGGCCGACCAGGTCGGCCGCGCCTACGGCGTCCTGCGCTACGGCTACGCCATCTCCTCCAAGGAAGCCCTCAACCTCCTTTCCCTCATGCGCCTGGGCGTCGACCTGGGAATCTTCCCCGATTCCTGCCGCTTCGAGATCGACGAGTGCCTCATCCGCACCCAGCCCGCCCACCTGCAGATGGACTACGACCGCAAGCTCACCACCGAGGAACGGGACGGCCTGCGCGCCGACTTCATCCGCGAACATCTGCGTGACTTTCCCTCGCCCGACACCCATACCTTAAACGGAGCCGGCGGCATCACCCCCCCCGAGTCCACCTCTTAA
- a CDS encoding ATP-binding cassette domain-containing protein has protein sequence MIRVKNLHKTIKRQQILKGVDLEIAEGEKLVIIGRSGGGKSVLLKHLIALLKPNSGEVWYRDTELTHLSETDLIPLRQEMGMVFQNGALFDSMTVGENVGFSLTERVGAFKAPHASEVKRRVAEALALVGLEGQEKKMPSDLSGGMRKRVALARAVMSRPRLILYDEPTAGLDPQTSDSIDKLILRTANEQGTTVVIVTHDMKSAYTIGDRIAMLHQGKIYCRLTPQEMQESQDPVIRDFIHGVSHENDVAEEN, from the coding sequence ATGATCCGGGTCAAAAACCTGCACAAGACCATCAAGCGGCAGCAGATCCTCAAGGGCGTCGACCTGGAGATCGCCGAGGGGGAGAAACTGGTCATCATCGGCCGCAGCGGCGGGGGCAAGAGCGTGCTGCTCAAACACCTCATCGCCCTCCTCAAGCCGAACTCCGGCGAGGTCTGGTACCGGGACACCGAGTTGACCCACCTTTCGGAGACGGATCTGATCCCCCTGCGGCAGGAGATGGGCATGGTCTTCCAGAACGGCGCCCTCTTCGACTCCATGACGGTGGGGGAGAACGTCGGCTTCTCCCTGACGGAGCGCGTCGGCGCCTTCAAGGCCCCGCACGCCTCCGAGGTGAAGCGGCGGGTGGCGGAGGCCCTGGCCCTCGTCGGCCTGGAAGGGCAGGAAAAAAAGATGCCCTCCGACCTGAGCGGCGGCATGCGCAAGCGCGTGGCCCTGGCCCGCGCCGTCATGAGCCGCCCCCGGCTGATCCTTTACGACGAGCCCACCGCCGGCCTCGACCCCCAGACTTCCGACAGCATCGACAAGCTCATCCTCCGCACCGCCAACGAACAGGGCACCACCGTGGTGATCGTCACCCACGACATGAAAAGCGCCTACACCATCGGCGACCGCATCGCCATGCTCCACCAGGGAAAGATCTACTGCCGCCTGACGCCGCAGGAGATGCAGGAATCGCAGGACCCCGTCATCCGGGACTTCATCCACGGCGTCTCCCATGAGAACGACGTGGCGGAAGAGAATTAA
- the adhP gene encoding alcohol dehydrogenase AdhP: MKAAVVREFGKPLTIEEVPVPQPGPGEILVKIAATGVCHTDLHAVDGDWPVKPNPPFIPGHEGVGHVAAVGAGVNHLKEGDRVGVPWLYTACGHCRHCYGGWETLCESQKNTGYSVNGSFAEYVVADAAYVGRLPDNVSFVDIAPILCAGVTVYKGLKVTNTNPGDWVVVSGIGGLGHLAVQYAKAMGRNVIAVDVDDAKLDLAKKLGASLAVNARKADPVSFVREHTGGAHGVLVTAVSPKAFEQALGMVGRGGTVALNGLPPGDFPLPIFDTVLNGVTVRGSIVGTRLDLQDALRFAGEGKVKATVATESLENINDVFARMHKGDIQGRIVIDFEN; the protein is encoded by the coding sequence ATGAAAGCAGCCGTCGTCCGTGAATTCGGAAAGCCGTTGACCATCGAGGAAGTGCCCGTTCCGCAGCCCGGTCCCGGCGAGATCCTGGTCAAGATCGCCGCCACCGGCGTCTGCCACACCGACCTGCACGCGGTGGACGGCGACTGGCCGGTGAAGCCCAACCCTCCTTTCATCCCCGGCCATGAGGGCGTGGGCCACGTGGCGGCCGTCGGCGCGGGCGTGAACCACCTCAAGGAGGGCGACCGCGTGGGCGTGCCCTGGCTTTACACCGCCTGTGGGCATTGCCGCCACTGTTACGGCGGCTGGGAAACCCTGTGCGAGAGCCAGAAGAACACGGGCTACTCCGTCAACGGCAGCTTCGCCGAATACGTCGTGGCGGACGCGGCCTACGTGGGCCGCCTGCCGGACAACGTGAGCTTCGTGGACATCGCGCCGATCCTGTGCGCGGGCGTCACCGTCTACAAGGGGCTGAAGGTGACCAACACCAACCCGGGAGACTGGGTCGTCGTCTCCGGCATTGGCGGACTGGGGCACCTGGCCGTCCAATACGCCAAGGCCATGGGGCGGAACGTCATCGCCGTCGACGTCGACGACGCCAAGCTCGACCTGGCCAAGAAGCTGGGCGCCTCCCTGGCGGTCAACGCGCGCAAGGCCGATCCCGTCTCCTTCGTGCGGGAGCACACCGGCGGAGCCCACGGCGTGCTGGTGACGGCCGTTTCCCCCAAGGCTTTCGAGCAGGCCCTCGGCATGGTCGGCCGGGGCGGGACGGTGGCCCTCAACGGCCTTCCTCCGGGTGATTTCCCGCTGCCGATCTTCGACACGGTGCTCAACGGCGTCACCGTGCGGGGGTCCATCGTGGGCACCCGCCTGGACCTCCAGGACGCGCTGCGGTTCGCCGGGGAGGGGAAGGTAAAGGCCACGGTCGCCACGGAATCCCTGGAGAACATCAACGACGTGTTCGCCCGCATGCACAAGGGGGACATCCAGGGGCGCATCGTGATCGACTTCGAGAACTAG
- a CDS encoding dUTPase, with amino-acid sequence MDKLEEIFRLQAELNLRIGVDTSSLDEEGKAKWLLNYTRAMSQEMAELIDSVPWKWWAKYQKFDEQNARVEVVDLFHFLVSMAQVLGMSAEDIYAAYQKKHAVNVKRQETGYAVKDHDDSRHV; translated from the coding sequence ATGGACAAACTCGAAGAAATTTTCCGCCTGCAGGCCGAGCTCAACCTGCGCATCGGCGTGGACACCTCCTCCCTGGACGAGGAGGGGAAGGCCAAGTGGCTCCTCAACTACACCCGCGCCATGAGCCAGGAAATGGCGGAGCTGATCGACAGCGTCCCCTGGAAGTGGTGGGCGAAGTACCAGAAATTCGACGAGCAGAACGCCCGCGTCGAGGTCGTCGACCTCTTCCACTTCCTCGTCTCCATGGCCCAGGTCCTGGGCATGAGCGCGGAGGACATCTACGCCGCCTACCAAAAGAAGCACGCCGTCAACGTGAAGCGGCAGGAGACCGGCTACGCCGTCAAGGACCACGACGATTCCCGCCACGTCTGA
- a CDS encoding PTS sugar transporter subunit IIA: protein MLIADLLRPERLALDLQSATGPEAIREVASLVQDDPAIVSFDKFYELLLAREQLESTYLGAGVALPHARAAHIREMTLAIGRSKEGVRFTGAPEPVHLIFVIGTPQRMATEYLSVVGGLARMLKDAQVRDRLLAAHDAQAFIEVLEAAEKRF from the coding sequence ATGCTGATCGCCGACCTCCTCCGGCCCGAGCGCCTCGCGCTCGACCTGCAAAGCGCCACCGGCCCGGAGGCGATCCGGGAGGTTGCCTCCCTCGTCCAGGACGATCCGGCCATCGTCTCCTTCGACAAGTTCTACGAGCTGCTCCTGGCCCGCGAGCAGCTGGAGTCCACCTACCTGGGCGCGGGCGTGGCCCTGCCCCACGCGCGGGCGGCCCACATCAGGGAGATGACCCTGGCCATCGGCCGGAGCAAGGAAGGCGTCCGCTTCACCGGGGCGCCGGAGCCGGTCCACCTCATCTTCGTCATCGGCACCCCGCAGCGGATGGCCACGGAGTATTTAAGCGTCGTCGGCGGCCTGGCGCGGATGCTCAAAGACGCCCAGGTGCGGGACAGGCTCCTGGCCGCGCACGACGCGCAGGCCTTCATTGAAGTCCTCGAGGCGGCGGAGAAGAGGTTCTAG